A stretch of the Dechloromonas sp. TW-R-39-2 genome encodes the following:
- a CDS encoding 3',5'-cyclic-nucleotide phosphodiesterase produces MKLRILGCSGGIGGRSQRTTAMLLDQDILIDAGTGAADLSIAELSMIDHVFLTHSHLDHIASLPLMIDTVADRRNKPLVVYGTEAVLTILRNHIFNWAIWPDFSEIPTPEAPFMRFQSIERGQTIDLGGRQITALPAEHTVPAVGYRLDSGEASLVFSGDTGVCDAFWRVVNRIPNLRHLIIECAFSNREQQLALVSKHLCPNMLATELQKLERECEIHITHLKPGQIELTMEEIETCLGDFKPKMLQNNQLIEF; encoded by the coding sequence ATGAAACTGCGCATTCTCGGTTGTAGCGGCGGTATCGGCGGACGGAGCCAGCGCACCACGGCGATGCTGCTCGACCAGGACATCCTGATCGATGCCGGCACCGGCGCGGCCGATCTGTCGATTGCCGAACTCTCGATGATCGACCACGTTTTCCTGACCCACAGTCACCTCGATCATATTGCGTCATTGCCGCTGATGATCGACACCGTGGCTGATCGACGCAACAAGCCGCTGGTGGTTTATGGCACGGAGGCCGTGCTCACCATTTTGCGCAATCATATTTTCAACTGGGCCATCTGGCCGGATTTCTCCGAAATTCCCACGCCAGAAGCCCCGTTCATGCGCTTCCAAAGCATTGAACGCGGCCAGACGATCGATCTTGGCGGACGACAGATTACCGCCCTGCCGGCCGAACATACCGTCCCGGCGGTCGGCTATCGTCTCGATTCCGGTGAAGCCAGTCTGGTGTTTTCAGGCGATACCGGGGTCTGCGATGCTTTCTGGCGTGTCGTCAATCGCATTCCCAATCTGCGTCACCTGATCATCGAGTGCGCTTTCTCCAATCGCGAGCAACAGTTGGCGCTGGTTTCCAAGCACCTTTGTCCGAATATGCTGGCGACCGAACTGCAAAAACTGGAGCGTGAATGTGAAATTCACATCACGCACCTCAAACCGGGCCAGATCGAACTGACCATGGAAGAAATCGAAACCTGCCTCGGTGACTTCAAGCCGAAAATGTTGCAAAACAACCAGTTGATCGAGTTCTGA
- a CDS encoding CHASE2 domain-containing protein, translated as MKKHLVRFILGALCVLLLLGHAAHVWQLPFVTALDAYLYDARLKLSMQDGVDERIVIVDIDEKSLAELGRWPWSRKTVADLVQRLTDDYQVSVIGFDVVFAEPDDSSGLKVLDQIGRQELKNDAAYQRVLQAYRPQLDFDRMFAEVLRGRPVVLGYYFSDKTTHQLAGALPPPVFKAGSLQGRDIEFIRRGGFGGNLPILQSAATSGGHFNPGIDFDGVVRRVPMVVEYEGAYYESLSLAVLRTQIGRTELHPVIESDGDADFIEALNVVSDGLQIRIPVDQQVSALVPYRGAERSFPYLSAVDVLNGRISKAQLNGRIVLVGTSAPGLNDLRSTPVGAAYPGVEVHANLIAGMLDGAIKEAPGFLLGFEVLQLLAFGALLVFLLPLLSPFRATLLALVTLGGIIGINLWLWTSANFVQPLAAGVLLTALLYALNMSWGYFVESRTKRQFAELFGQYVPPELVDEMARNPESYSMEGRNEELTVLFADIRSFTSISEGLDPKELTHLMNDYLGAMTDVIRANRGTLDKYIGDAIMTFWGAPLKDSENARHAVLTALAMQQRLKLLAEPFRTRHWPELHIGIGINTGMMTVGDMGSSVRKAYTVMGDAVNLASRLEGITKEYGVGIVAGELTRQQVTDISFRELDRVRVKGKDEPVAIYEPLGLTAELPAAVIDELQQWQHALRLYRAQDWDQAELQLYNLRRQAPDCRLYVLYTERVATLRASPPGENWDGVTTFQTK; from the coding sequence ATGAAAAAGCATCTCGTCCGCTTCATTCTCGGCGCCCTGTGTGTGCTGCTCTTGCTCGGCCATGCGGCACATGTCTGGCAATTGCCATTTGTCACCGCGCTGGATGCCTATCTCTACGATGCGCGGCTGAAGCTCTCGATGCAGGATGGTGTCGATGAGCGCATCGTCATCGTCGATATCGACGAAAAAAGCCTGGCTGAACTTGGCCGCTGGCCCTGGTCGCGCAAGACGGTGGCCGATCTGGTGCAACGCCTGACCGATGATTATCAAGTGTCGGTGATCGGGTTTGACGTGGTGTTTGCCGAGCCGGACGACAGTTCCGGCTTGAAGGTGCTGGACCAGATCGGTCGCCAGGAGCTTAAAAACGACGCAGCCTATCAGCGGGTATTGCAGGCTTATCGGCCACAGCTTGATTTCGACCGCATGTTTGCCGAGGTCCTGCGCGGCCGTCCTGTCGTGCTGGGCTACTATTTTTCCGACAAGACCACGCATCAACTGGCCGGCGCCTTGCCGCCACCCGTTTTCAAGGCGGGCAGCCTGCAAGGCAGGGATATCGAGTTTATCCGGCGCGGTGGCTTCGGCGGTAATTTACCCATCTTGCAAAGCGCGGCTACGAGCGGTGGTCACTTCAATCCGGGTATCGATTTCGACGGAGTTGTCCGGCGTGTGCCGATGGTGGTCGAGTATGAAGGGGCCTATTACGAATCGCTTTCGCTGGCCGTGCTGCGGACCCAAATCGGACGCACTGAATTGCATCCGGTCATTGAAAGCGATGGCGATGCTGATTTTATCGAGGCCCTGAATGTGGTCAGCGATGGCTTGCAAATCCGGATTCCGGTCGATCAGCAAGTCTCTGCGCTGGTGCCGTATCGCGGTGCCGAACGCAGCTTTCCTTACCTTTCCGCGGTCGACGTCCTGAATGGGCGTATTTCCAAAGCGCAGTTGAACGGTCGCATCGTTTTGGTGGGTACTTCAGCACCCGGCCTCAACGATTTGCGCTCGACGCCGGTTGGGGCCGCCTATCCCGGTGTCGAGGTGCATGCCAACTTGATTGCCGGCATGCTTGATGGCGCGATCAAGGAAGCCCCCGGCTTCCTGCTCGGGTTTGAAGTGCTGCAACTGCTGGCATTCGGGGCGTTGCTGGTTTTTCTGCTACCGCTTCTTTCTCCTTTTCGCGCCACTTTGCTGGCGCTGGTCACCTTGGGGGGAATCATCGGGATCAATCTCTGGTTGTGGACCTCGGCCAATTTTGTCCAGCCTTTGGCGGCTGGAGTTTTGCTGACGGCTTTGCTCTATGCCTTGAACATGTCGTGGGGCTATTTCGTCGAATCGCGCACCAAGCGCCAGTTTGCCGAATTGTTCGGCCAGTACGTGCCGCCGGAGCTGGTTGATGAAATGGCACGCAATCCGGAAAGTTACAGCATGGAGGGGCGCAACGAGGAATTGACTGTCCTTTTTGCCGATATCCGCAGTTTCACCAGCATTTCCGAAGGATTGGACCCGAAGGAACTGACGCATCTGATGAATGATTATCTCGGGGCGATGACCGATGTCATTCGGGCCAACCGGGGAACGCTCGACAAATATATCGGCGATGCGATCATGACTTTCTGGGGCGCGCCGCTCAAGGATTCGGAAAATGCCCGCCATGCGGTGTTGACCGCGCTGGCCATGCAGCAGCGACTGAAACTGCTGGCCGAACCATTCCGGACGCGTCACTGGCCGGAACTTCACATTGGTATCGGGATCAATACCGGCATGATGACTGTGGGCGATATGGGCTCGTCGGTTCGCAAGGCTTATACCGTGATGGGCGATGCCGTGAACCTGGCTTCCCGGCTCGAAGGCATCACCAAGGAATACGGGGTTGGTATCGTGGCCGGCGAGCTTACCCGGCAGCAAGTCACCGACATCAGCTTCCGCGAGCTTGACCGGGTGCGGGTGAAAGGCAAGGATGAGCCGGTTGCCATCTACGAGCCGCTGGGGCTGACTGCCGAGTTGCCTGCTGCCGTGATCGATGAATTACAGCAATGGCAACATGCTTTGCGCCTCTACCGTGCGCAGGATTGGGATCAAGCCGAACTGCAGCTTTACAACTTGCGGCGACAGGCTCCGGATTGTCGCCTTTATGTTCTCTATACAGAGCGTGTCGCCACCCTGCGGGCCAGTCCGCCCGGGGAAAACTGGGATGGCGTCACCACTTTCCAGACGAAATAG
- a CDS encoding FHA domain-containing protein has protein sequence MAKLILSMDGLVLKEIVLNKERLTIGRKPNNDIQIDNLAISGEHAAVVTILNDSFLEDLNSTNGTLVNGQPVKKYFLRNNDVVELGKYKLKYMTDMSTSASSDIDKAAMRRSGGRADLLMSPMDSPARSNVGAAPATPQAPHVVAGFIQLLSGVNAGKELELTKTLTTLGKPGLQVAVIAKRPNGYFITHVEGTQFPVVNGIQLDAQARALGDHDVIEIAGIKMEFFFKS, from the coding sequence ATGGCAAAACTGATTCTTTCGATGGACGGGCTGGTGCTCAAGGAAATCGTGCTCAACAAGGAGCGCCTGACCATCGGGCGCAAACCTAACAATGACATCCAGATCGACAATCTGGCAATTTCCGGCGAACACGCGGCGGTGGTCACCATCCTCAACGATTCTTTCCTGGAAGACCTGAACAGCACCAACGGTACACTGGTCAATGGTCAGCCGGTGAAGAAGTATTTCCTGCGGAATAACGATGTGGTCGAGCTCGGTAAATACAAGCTCAAATACATGACCGACATGTCCACCAGCGCGAGCAGCGATATCGACAAGGCAGCCATGCGTCGTTCTGGCGGGCGGGCCGACCTGCTGATGTCGCCCATGGATTCGCCGGCCCGTTCGAATGTCGGTGCTGCACCGGCAACGCCGCAGGCTCCCCATGTAGTGGCCGGCTTCATCCAGCTCCTGAGTGGCGTGAATGCCGGTAAGGAACTTGAACTGACCAAGACCCTGACGACACTCGGCAAACCCGGCCTGCAGGTGGCGGTCATCGCCAAGCGACCCAACGGGTATTTCATTACTCATGTTGAAGGTACGCAGTTTCCTGTGGTCAATGGCATTCAGCTCGATGCCCAGGCGCGTGCGCTGGGCGATCATGACGTGATCGAAATTGCCGGCATCAAGATGGAATTTTTCTTCAAGTCATGA
- a CDS encoding Stp1/IreP family PP2C-type Ser/Thr phosphatase, producing MNLAVGLEMVTQTHPGKIRTHNEDALYADAALGLAILADGMGGYRAGEVASGMAVSQMATNFASLIPAFEAKHEAIDDARANLHLIDEVIAANSAIHLAAKNQPRCAGMGTTLVAALFYGDRMSAVHVGDSRLYRLRGEHLQQLTRDHSLIQEQIDSGLISPEEARQSNNKNLVTRALGVDPSVEPEVNSFDVQTGDVFLLCSDGLNDMVEDEDIARLLSQADDLTRTADELVRMANDNGGWDNISVILVKVAADNSTTQGRWHKLRNWLK from the coding sequence ATGAATCTTGCAGTGGGCCTGGAGATGGTGACGCAAACCCATCCGGGCAAGATCAGAACCCATAACGAAGATGCATTGTATGCCGATGCAGCACTGGGGCTGGCCATCCTGGCGGATGGCATGGGGGGCTACCGGGCGGGTGAAGTGGCCAGTGGGATGGCGGTCAGCCAGATGGCGACTAATTTTGCCAGCCTGATTCCCGCTTTTGAGGCCAAGCACGAAGCGATCGATGATGCGCGCGCCAATCTGCACCTGATCGACGAGGTCATTGCCGCCAACTCGGCCATCCATCTCGCTGCCAAGAACCAGCCGCGCTGTGCCGGCATGGGCACGACCCTGGTTGCCGCGCTGTTTTATGGCGACCGGATGAGCGCCGTGCACGTCGGCGACTCGCGACTTTACCGGCTGCGTGGCGAACACCTCCAGCAACTGACGCGCGATCACTCGCTGATTCAGGAGCAAATTGACAGCGGTTTGATTTCGCCGGAAGAGGCCAGGCAGTCGAATAACAAGAACCTGGTGACGCGGGCGCTGGGTGTCGATCCTTCCGTCGAGCCGGAGGTCAATAGTTTCGACGTCCAGACTGGCGATGTTTTCCTGCTCTGCTCCGATGGCCTGAACGACATGGTCGAGGATGAAGATATCGCCCGTTTGCTGAGTCAGGCCGACGATCTGACCCGAACTGCCGATGAGCTGGTCCGGATGGCTAACGATAATGGTGGCTGGGACAATATTTCAGTCATTCTGGTCAAGGTGGCCGCTGATAATTCCACGACACAGGGACGCTGGCACAAGCTGCGTAACTGGCTTAAGTGA
- a CDS encoding CHASE2 domain-containing serine/threonine-protein kinase has translation MAKAAFWKSDWFLGVAISLLMLVAGGTDLLQSLERKAYDMGVQMAQRTPSDRIAVIAIDDYSIANLGRWPWPRDLHAKLTDQLRTAPAKLVANTIFFSEPQIDPGYGYVTRLIELVNQGVAEGTAPTPEIEKIAALLTEAEQALNTDRKLAESYQQAGNVLLPLLFRLGEAQGRADKVLPDFVLKNRLATIGQGLGSVLQAGQIQIPVEPLGLQAVALGHLNASPDIDGAVRTEALVLNYFDQYFPSLALMIAARSLNLGPEDIKVLPGKEVRLGKLRIATDLTSQMNTFFYKERDGRPPFQVDSFYDVLTGKIPASKYAGKIVLVGATAAGVGATQVTPVSPTMAPVMIVAHSVSSILQEHFFVTPAWGGWASLGVFVLMALYVTLLLPRLSAGKGALLTSVLLFVLFAAHYQMMVLSGLWIQLMWAASLLVIGHLLLTTKRFLVTERGKEKSDIESGESNRMLGLAFQGQGQLDMAFDKFRKCPMDEGLMENMYNLALDYERKRQFNKAEAVFQYLIGFNPKFRDLTTRLKVARQMSETVMLAGGRGQTATGTLMLGDTVLEKPMLGRYQIEKELGKGAMGVVYQGRDPKINRVVAIKTMALAQEFDEDELADVKQRFFREAETAGRLNHQNIVTMYDAGEEQDLAYIAMEFLKGRDLMPYTKTSALLPLPATLSIMARVADALDYAHAQQVVHRDIKPANIMYEVASDQVKVTDFGIARITDSSRTKTGMVLGTPSYMSPEQLAGKKIDGRSDIFSLGVTLYQLCCGQLPFSGDSLAQLMYKIANETQTDILTINPALPQALVDVINKTLDKNVAQRYQRAADVATDLRSCLAALIALPAGRTEE, from the coding sequence ATGGCAAAAGCAGCTTTCTGGAAGTCCGACTGGTTTCTCGGCGTGGCAATCAGCCTGCTGATGCTTGTTGCTGGTGGGACCGATCTCCTGCAAAGCCTGGAGCGCAAGGCGTACGACATGGGCGTGCAGATGGCGCAGCGCACCCCTTCCGACCGTATTGCAGTCATTGCAATTGATGATTACAGCATCGCCAATCTCGGACGCTGGCCGTGGCCCCGCGATCTGCATGCCAAGCTGACCGACCAGTTGCGCACGGCCCCCGCCAAGCTGGTTGCCAACACTATTTTCTTTTCCGAGCCGCAAATCGACCCCGGTTATGGTTACGTCACCCGTCTGATCGAGCTGGTTAACCAAGGCGTTGCCGAAGGGACTGCCCCGACGCCGGAAATCGAAAAGATCGCCGCGCTGTTGACCGAGGCCGAACAGGCGCTGAATACCGATCGGAAACTGGCGGAGAGCTATCAACAGGCGGGCAATGTCCTGTTGCCCTTGCTGTTCCGTTTGGGCGAGGCACAGGGGAGGGCCGACAAGGTCTTGCCGGATTTCGTCTTGAAAAATCGTCTTGCGACGATTGGCCAGGGGCTGGGTAGTGTGCTCCAGGCGGGGCAAATACAAATTCCGGTTGAGCCGCTCGGGCTGCAGGCGGTGGCGCTGGGGCATCTCAATGCCAGTCCGGATATTGACGGTGCGGTGCGTACCGAGGCCTTGGTGCTCAATTATTTCGACCAGTATTTTCCTTCGCTGGCGCTGATGATCGCTGCTCGTAGCCTGAATCTGGGGCCGGAGGATATCAAGGTGCTGCCCGGTAAGGAGGTTCGTCTCGGCAAGCTGCGTATCGCCACGGATTTGACGAGCCAGATGAATACCTTTTTCTACAAGGAACGCGACGGTCGACCGCCATTTCAGGTCGATTCTTTCTACGACGTGCTGACCGGGAAAATTCCGGCCAGCAAATACGCCGGCAAGATCGTGCTGGTTGGTGCAACGGCCGCTGGTGTCGGCGCCACCCAGGTGACCCCGGTTTCGCCGACCATGGCGCCGGTGATGATCGTGGCGCATTCGGTGTCGAGCATCCTGCAGGAGCATTTTTTCGTGACGCCGGCCTGGGGAGGCTGGGCCAGTCTGGGCGTCTTTGTGTTGATGGCCTTGTATGTCACCTTGCTGTTGCCGCGCCTGTCGGCCGGCAAAGGTGCCTTGCTGACTTCCGTTCTGTTGTTCGTTTTGTTCGCCGCGCACTACCAGATGATGGTGCTTTCCGGCTTGTGGATACAGCTGATGTGGGCCGCTTCGCTTCTGGTGATCGGCCATTTGTTGCTGACCACCAAGCGCTTTTTGGTGACCGAGCGGGGCAAGGAAAAATCGGATATCGAATCCGGTGAATCGAACCGCATGCTGGGGCTTGCCTTTCAGGGGCAGGGCCAGCTCGACATGGCTTTCGACAAGTTCCGCAAGTGCCCGATGGATGAAGGGCTGATGGAGAACATGTATAACCTGGCACTGGATTACGAGCGCAAGCGCCAGTTCAACAAGGCCGAGGCGGTGTTTCAATACCTGATCGGGTTCAATCCGAAGTTTCGCGACCTGACGACCCGCCTCAAGGTCGCCCGTCAGATGTCCGAAACCGTGATGCTGGCCGGCGGCCGGGGCCAAACGGCAACGGGAACGCTGATGCTGGGTGATACGGTTCTCGAAAAGCCAATGCTGGGCCGTTACCAGATTGAAAAAGAGCTCGGCAAAGGTGCGATGGGGGTGGTGTACCAGGGGCGCGATCCGAAAATCAATCGGGTGGTTGCCATCAAGACGATGGCCCTGGCTCAGGAATTCGACGAAGATGAACTGGCCGACGTCAAACAGCGTTTCTTCCGGGAGGCAGAAACGGCCGGGCGCCTGAATCACCAGAATATCGTCACCATGTACGATGCCGGTGAGGAACAGGATCTGGCCTATATCGCCATGGAGTTTCTCAAGGGGCGTGATTTGATGCCCTACACCAAGACTTCAGCCCTGCTCCCGTTGCCGGCTACCTTGTCGATCATGGCCCGGGTTGCCGATGCCCTTGATTACGCGCATGCACAGCAGGTGGTGCACCGCGATATCAAACCCGCCAACATCATGTATGAAGTGGCCTCGGATCAAGTCAAGGTGACCGATTTCGGCATTGCCCGGATTACCGACTCATCACGGACCAAGACCGGGATGGTGCTGGGCACACCCTCCTATATGTCGCCGGAGCAACTGGCCGGCAAGAAGATCGATGGCCGTTCGGATATTTTCTCGCTCGGCGTTACGCTGTACCAGTTGTGCTGCGGTCAACTGCCTTTTTCCGGTGATTCTCTGGCGCAATTGATGTACAAGATTGCCAATGAAACCCAAACCGATATCCTGACGATCAATCCAGCCCTGCCGCAGGCGCTCGTCGATGTCATCAACAAGACGCTGGACAAAAATGTTGCCCAGCGTTATCAACGAGCTGCCGATGTGGCAACGGATTTGCGATCCTGTCTCGCAGCGTTGATTGCGCTACCCGCCGGACGGACTGAGGAATGA
- a CDS encoding ornithine cyclodeaminase family protein: protein MALFLSENDVKQLLTVEMALEGVKSAHHDLSMGLAQDTPRVRSRLPQTVLHMLQGALPAQGVLGYKAYTSNRSGNRFLVHLFDAASGRLRAVIEADYLGMMRTGAASGLAARLLARPDASVAGVFGAGWQAEGHVRAICAALPLQLVKVHARKADKLHAFCERMTAQTGVNVVPVASPEALVRGSDLLGTVTTAAQPLFAAEWLESGVHINAAGSNSLIRQELDEATIRRCDLIAVDAVPTALAEAGDLLPLLEKGRLHARQLIELGDILVGRQTGRAAPEQITLFESQGMAIQDLAIALRVLNAAEQQGLGQVLPY, encoded by the coding sequence ATGGCCCTGTTTCTTTCCGAAAATGATGTAAAACAGCTGTTGACCGTGGAAATGGCCCTTGAGGGGGTCAAGTCGGCGCATCATGACCTGTCCATGGGGCTGGCCCAGGACACGCCGCGAGTGCGCAGTCGTTTGCCCCAGACCGTGCTGCACATGCTGCAGGGCGCTTTGCCGGCGCAGGGCGTCCTCGGTTACAAGGCGTATACCAGCAACCGGAGCGGCAACCGATTTCTGGTTCATCTGTTCGATGCGGCCTCCGGGCGTTTGCGGGCCGTGATCGAGGCGGATTATCTCGGCATGATGCGTACCGGCGCTGCCAGCGGATTGGCCGCCAGGCTGCTGGCCCGGCCGGATGCCTCGGTGGCCGGTGTTTTCGGGGCCGGCTGGCAGGCCGAGGGACATGTCAGGGCGATTTGTGCCGCTTTGCCGCTGCAATTGGTCAAGGTTCATGCACGCAAGGCGGACAAACTGCATGCTTTTTGCGAACGAATGACGGCACAAACCGGCGTCAATGTTGTGCCTGTTGCCTCGCCAGAGGCGCTTGTGCGCGGTAGCGATCTGCTCGGTACCGTGACCACCGCCGCCCAACCTTTGTTTGCTGCCGAATGGCTTGAGTCTGGCGTCCATATCAATGCGGCTGGCTCGAACTCGCTGATTCGGCAAGAGCTCGATGAAGCCACTATCCGGCGTTGCGACCTGATCGCCGTCGATGCCGTTCCAACGGCGCTGGCCGAGGCGGGCGATTTGCTGCCGCTGCTTGAGAAAGGTCGCTTGCATGCCCGGCAATTGATCGAACTGGGCGATATTCTCGTCGGGCGCCAGACCGGACGTGCCGCGCCAGAGCAAATCACGCTATTTGAATCGCAGGGCATGGCGATCCAGGATCTGGCCATCGCCTTGCGCGTCCTGAATGCTGCCGAGCAACAGGGACTAGGGCAAGTATTACCGTATTGA
- a CDS encoding TerC family protein yields MELDLSSAAFWIAVGQIILIDIVLSGDNAVVIALACRGLSPDQRKKGIFWGVAGAVVLRVILTVFAALVMNLPWLKFIGALLLIWIAIKLMLPEDDDGPEIKPSSHLWGAVKTIIVADFVMSLDNVIGVAGAAHGSLALLLFGLAVSIPLIVWSSQLILHWMERWPAVVLFGAGLLGYVAGQMLLSDPGLLGLLPPLPEWAPKVAGAVGALLVVGFGRWLEQRILARQDLTIV; encoded by the coding sequence ATGGAACTTGACCTCTCTTCTGCAGCATTCTGGATTGCCGTCGGCCAGATCATCCTGATCGATATCGTTCTTTCCGGCGATAACGCTGTCGTGATCGCGCTGGCTTGTCGTGGCCTGTCGCCTGATCAGCGCAAGAAAGGCATTTTCTGGGGTGTTGCCGGGGCGGTTGTGCTACGTGTCATCCTGACCGTTTTCGCGGCTCTGGTGATGAATTTGCCGTGGCTCAAGTTCATTGGTGCGCTGTTGCTGATCTGGATTGCCATCAAGCTGATGTTGCCGGAGGATGATGACGGGCCGGAGATCAAACCATCCTCGCATCTGTGGGGAGCGGTCAAGACGATCATCGTGGCTGATTTTGTAATGAGCCTGGACAACGTGATTGGCGTAGCCGGTGCGGCACACGGCAGTCTCGCCCTGCTGCTTTTTGGTCTGGCGGTGAGTATTCCCCTGATTGTCTGGTCGAGCCAGTTGATTTTGCACTGGATGGAACGTTGGCCGGCAGTTGTCTTGTTCGGTGCCGGGTTGCTCGGCTATGTGGCTGGCCAGATGTTGTTGAGCGATCCCGGTTTGCTGGGGCTTCTGCCGCCGCTGCCGGAATGGGCGCCGAAGGTGGCCGGGGCAGTAGGTGCCTTGCTGGTGGTTGGTTTCGGACGCTGGCTGGAACAGCGCATCCTGGCCCGCCAGGATCTGACCATCGTTTGA
- the sucD gene encoding succinate--CoA ligase subunit alpha — protein sequence MSIFINKNTRIITQGITGKTGQFHTEKCQEYANGKECFVAGVNPKKAGESIFNIPIYASVKEAAAETGATVSVIYVPPPGAAAAIWEAVEADLDLAICITEGIPVRDMLILRNKMKEKEAKGGKKTLLLGPNCPGLITPDEVKIGIMPGHIHRKGRIGVVSRSGTLTYEAVGQLTEIGLGQSSAVGIGGDPINGLKHIDVMKAFNDDPDTDAVIMIGEIGGPDEAEAAMWCKENMKKPVVGFIAGVTAPAGKRMGHAGALISGGADTADAKLAIMEECGFKVTKNPSEMAKLLKAML from the coding sequence ATGTCCATTTTCATCAATAAAAACACCCGCATCATCACCCAGGGCATCACCGGCAAGACCGGCCAGTTCCACACGGAAAAGTGCCAGGAATACGCAAACGGCAAGGAATGCTTCGTTGCTGGCGTGAACCCGAAGAAGGCTGGCGAGTCGATCTTCAACATTCCTATTTACGCCTCCGTCAAGGAAGCTGCTGCCGAAACCGGCGCCACCGTTTCCGTGATCTACGTGCCGCCCCCGGGTGCTGCCGCCGCGATCTGGGAAGCTGTTGAAGCCGATCTGGATCTGGCCATCTGTATCACCGAAGGCATCCCTGTTCGCGACATGCTGATCCTGCGCAACAAGATGAAGGAAAAGGAAGCCAAGGGCGGCAAGAAGACCCTGCTGCTCGGGCCGAACTGCCCTGGTCTGATCACCCCGGACGAAGTGAAGATCGGCATCATGCCGGGTCACATCCACCGCAAGGGTCGTATCGGCGTCGTTTCCCGTTCCGGCACCCTGACGTATGAAGCCGTTGGCCAGCTGACCGAAATCGGTCTGGGTCAATCTTCTGCCGTCGGTATCGGTGGCGATCCGATCAACGGTCTGAAGCACATCGACGTCATGAAGGCCTTCAACGACGATCCGGATACCGACGCAGTCATCATGATCGGCGAAATCGGTGGTCCTGACGAAGCCGAAGCCGCCATGTGGTGCAAGGAAAACATGAAGAAGCCGGTCGTTGGCTTCATCGCTGGTGTCACGGCTCCGGCCGGCAAGCGCATGGGCCATGCTGGCGCTCTCATTTCCGGTGGTGCCGACACGGCTGATGCCAAGCTCGCCATCATGGAAGAGTGTGGCTTCAAGGTCACCAAGAACCCGTCCGAAATGGCCAAGCTGCTCAAGGCTATGCTGTAA
- the sucC gene encoding ADP-forming succinate--CoA ligase subunit beta produces the protein MKIHEYQGKQLLKKFGVTVPRGIHCTTVDDAVKAAETLGGKVWVVKAQIHAGGRGKGGGVKVATSLEKVREYAGQILGMQLITHQTGPEGQKVRHLLIEEGADIQHEYYVAALTDRATQSVAMMASYEGGMDIEEVAHNTPEKIVKVFINPLVGLTDAQGLELAKGMGMLEASIPQCIDTLKKLYTCYMETDASLAEINPLIHEADGTVKAIDAKFNFDSNALYRQEEIVAMRDLDEEDADEIEASKFDLAYISLDGNIGCLVNGAGLAMATMDTIKLFGAEPANFLDVGGGATTEKVTEAFKIMLKNTKVKGILVNIFGGIMKCDTIAAGVVAAAKEVNLSVPLVVRMKGTNEDMGKQILKDSGLPIISADSMAEAATKIVAAVK, from the coding sequence ATGAAAATTCACGAATATCAGGGCAAACAACTCCTGAAGAAATTCGGCGTTACGGTTCCGCGCGGGATTCACTGCACGACCGTCGATGACGCAGTCAAGGCAGCCGAAACCCTGGGCGGCAAGGTATGGGTCGTCAAGGCTCAGATCCACGCTGGTGGCCGTGGCAAGGGCGGTGGCGTCAAGGTCGCAACCTCGCTGGAAAAAGTGCGCGAATACGCCGGCCAGATCCTCGGCATGCAGCTGATCACGCACCAGACCGGTCCGGAAGGCCAGAAGGTTCGTCACCTGCTGATCGAAGAAGGCGCCGACATCCAGCACGAATACTACGTTGCAGCATTGACCGATCGTGCTACCCAATCCGTTGCCATGATGGCCTCGTACGAAGGTGGCATGGATATCGAAGAAGTGGCCCACAACACGCCGGAAAAGATCGTCAAGGTCTTCATCAATCCGCTGGTTGGCCTGACCGATGCACAAGGCCTTGAGCTGGCCAAGGGCATGGGCATGCTGGAAGCTTCGATTCCGCAATGTATCGACACGCTGAAGAAGCTGTACACCTGCTACATGGAAACGGATGCTTCGCTGGCCGAAATCAATCCGCTGATCCACGAAGCCGACGGCACCGTCAAGGCAATTGATGCCAAGTTCAACTTCGACTCCAACGCCCTGTACCGTCAGGAAGAAATCGTCGCCATGCGCGACCTGGACGAAGAAGATGCCGACGAAATCGAAGCTTCCAAGTTCGATCTGGCCTACATCTCGCTCGACGGCAACATCGGCTGCCTGGTGAACGGTGCCGGTCTGGCCATGGCCACGATGGACACCATCAAGCTGTTCGGCGCCGAGCCGGCCAACTTCCTCGACGTCGGTGGCGGTGCCACGACCGAGAAGGTCACCGAAGCCTTCAAGATCATGCTCAAGAACACCAAGGTCAAGGGCATCCTGGTCAACATCTTCGGCGGCATCATGAAGTGCGACACCATTGCCGCTGGCGTTGTCGCTGCTGCCAAGGAAGTGAACCTGTCCGTGCCGCTCGTCGTGCGCATGAAGGGTACCAACGAAGACATGGGCAAGCAGATCCTCAAGGATTCCGGTCTGCCGATCATCTCTGCCGATTCCATGGCTGAAGCCGCCACCAAGATCGTTGCTGCGGTCAAGTAA